TCGCGCGTTCCAATAACATTCCACCAAGGAATGAAATATCCGTTAACTCACCCGCCTTAATGGCAGTACCCGCTTTGAGATTATCTCTTAGAGTAAACTGTGTCGCATAAGCAGGAGACGATAATGTGGACTTATATTTGTCCAAACTGATCCCCGGTTGATGGTCACCAAAATAGAGGAACATCAGTGGGCGCTGGCGCTTTTCCATAAACGAAACGAAATCACGAATGGCCGCATCAGAATGGACGATCTTTTCCATATAATGGCTAAATTCGCCCGCAGAATCTTTATTATCTAGCTTATCTTTAATCCCATAGTCATCAGTGTGACCTTCTTTATAAGGCCCGTGTTCATACATAGTTAATGCAAAAATAAAGACGGGCTTGTCTGTTTCTGTTGCCAAAATTTCTTTCACGTACTTCAGCATATCTTCCGTGCTGATCGTCCATAAATTATCTTGTAACTTACCGGGATAGCCTAACTCTTGAGGCTGAATGATACGGTCAACGCCCAACGTTTCATAAGCATGACCTGAATGATAAGCCCCTTTATTAAACGGCGTCAGGACGACCGTGTAATAACCGTTAGCTTTCATCTCGTTAAATAAACTGTTATTTAAATGATCGACCACAAAATAGAACACACCACTTTTTTGTGCCCCGAAATCATCGCTATTTAATCCCGTTAATGCGGAAAACTCAGATAACCATGTTCCGCCACCAAAGGTTTGTACGCGCATCGGACTATGTGCAGTCAAATCGGCATCTTGCTGGAACATAAATAACTCTGGCAGTTTCGTTCCCGCAGGTAAATCATAAACTTTTGGATCAACCGTAGATTCTTGTAATAACAGCAGAATGTCAGGTTTTTCGGTTTGTTCATTCTTCACCAGAGAAACATTCGCGGCTTTTTGCTCAAAATAGCTCGCATCACCGACAAAATGCGGTGATTTGTATTTCGCGTTCTGTGCAGACATCACTAAGTTAGTCACGGTACCGCGACCTTTCGGCAAGGTTTGTGACCATTTATCAAAGTAATGCGCACTTGCCCAATCCGCGCCTAAGTAACCCACGATGACCATGAGCACGCTAACCACGCGTGATACCTTGCGTTTACATGGTGTAGATAAACGCCAACTGATCACACCGTTGATGATAAGCAGAATAAATAACGCAAGTACCGCCACGCCCGCCAACCAATAGTGGCCTAAGGTGCCTAAGTTGGAGGTATCCGTCATCAAATTAATATCAGTGAAGAAAAGTTGCTCTTTATAATAGTGAACTTTCAACTGGTTAAAAATTTTGATGATAATAAACAGGGTACTCGTAATAATTGCAGAGAAAACCCAACGAGCAGTGGCTGTAAATAAAACGCCAAATATGACAGCGTAAACACAAATGGAAATCAGACCAGGATAGATAACGCCACTTTTTTCAAAGACTAAAAATAGCGAGCCAATAAAAATCAGCGCCAGATAAATACTCGCAATTAGTTTTTTATTCATTTGACTTCCACAATTCACAAAAAGGTATCAAGGTTAATAAAACTGCCAGCATTATAATGGCGGAAACCCTACAATTTATTCAACAAAAATGCCTTTGTCTCGTAAATAATGCCCATCTTCTTTACGACGAGTAAAGCCACTTTTATCAAAGAACTCGAGAATTTGAATCGCAAGTTTGCGACCAATACCCAACTCATTACGAAAATCAGCGGCAAAAATCACCTCGTGCTCCGCACAATGACACGAAATAATTTGGGCAAATTGACGGATCTGTTCGCTGCTATAATACCTATCGCGCACAATCGCCACGATCAGCCCCATTTGTGCGGCTTTTTTCAGTATACGGCGAATAGTATCTTCATCGTGACCTGTTTCTACGGCAATATCGCGTACCCAGCGAGCTTCCGAATGCGTGAACAGCCCTTCCACTTGTTGCCAAATACCTTGCTGCTTAGCATCAAACACTAACCCATGCTGCGGCATATGCAACCAGCCACGGGTCTGCTTAACCGCTCCCTCGGCAATCAAATCATTAATCAATTTGAATACCAAGGTTTCATCCATCGTTGGTAGCGCCATTCGTTTCAATCGCGCTTTACCCACACCGATCTGGTCGCTATGAACTTCATTGAAGTTTTCGAGGGATTGAATCAGTCTATCCTTGGCTACCTGCGCTTTAAACGCCGAAAGCACCACATCGCCGACACAGACAATATCAACTTGTGCCAGCAGGGTATCTAATGCCGATTGGGTTAACTGACGCGACCAACCGTAACTGTTTAAGTCTAGCTCGCCACTGGGTAACTGTAAGTTAAGCTGAGCCAGCTCATCATCCGTTGCACATAAACGGGATAACCAATCGAGAAACTCAGGCTGTCTCTTACCACGACGCGGAGACACTAAACGGATCACTCGCGCACCAGCAAGGGTTTGCCGCGCACTAATATCGCGAATAATTAATCGGTCATTATCCACCAGCCACAGTGGCGTATCTAAAATCAGCTCTGCCAACATCGGCGTTTCGCCTGATTCCGTCAGCAAAGAGACCCGCCCTGTAATGTGACTTGCACCATGGTAAAGATGCACGGGTTGCCAATGTTTGAGTGGCGCATCGCAGGTCAGCTCCACAATCACCCGAGAAGCCATAAAAGCAGGTTGCTCTGCCAGCAGCCAATCACCGCGGGTTATCGATTCTTTATCGATGTTCCCCGTTAAATTAAGCGCGACGCGATCCCCTGCTTGAGCAAACTCAGCGACTTGGTTTTGGCGATGAATACCACGAATGCGAACCGGAGTATCAGCTCCCGTCACCCATAAGGACTCACCCACATTCACTTTACCCGCAAGCGCCGTTCCTGTGACCACAATCCCCGCCCCTTTCACATGGAAAATACGGTCGATGGCTAAACGGAAACGCTGTTGCAGGTCAGTAGAAGAATTTTGTTGTTGGTGCAGTTGCTGCAAGTATTGGCGCAGTGCATCAATACCCAGCCCTGTACTTGCTGAAGTGATAAATAGTGGCGCATTCACCCAGCCTTGGCGATGTAATTCAGCGTGAACCTGCTGAGTGACGTCTGCCACTCTCTGCTCATCAACACGGTCGGCTTTGGTTAAAATCACCGAGACATCTTGGCAACCTGCGAGTCGTAGAATCGACAAATGCTCAAGGGTCTGCGCCATGATTCCATCGTCGCATGCCACCACCAGTAGAGCATGATTAACCCCACCGATCCCCGCCAACATATTTGCGAGGAATTTTTCATGCCCAGGAACATCAATAAAACCAATTGAGCTACCATCAGATTGCGGCCAATACGCATAGCCAAGGTCGATGGTCATTCCGCGTTTCTTCTCTTCTGGAAGATGCGCGGTGTTCACGCCTGTCAGCGCTTGAATTAACGATGTTTTACCATGGTCAACATGACCGGCTGTCGCAAAAATCATGACAATAACGCCTGCACTAACTCATGTTCATTCTCAAGGCAACGTAGGTCTAGCCACAACTTGCCCTCTTTTAAGCGCCCGATCACTGGCTGAGGTAATTGACGCCAGCGGCTGGCAAGACGCTCTAAATTACCACCTTTTCCATCAAGAGGCGCGAATGTAATCGCATAGCTGGGTAATCGGTCAACAGGAAGAGAGCCGCTACCAATTTGTGATAAGCAAGGCTCAGCTTCGACAAAGAAACGATCCCCATAATAAGCTTGCAACTTCACGAGGATATTTTCGGCACTCTGCCTAATTTCTTCTTGGGAGCGTGTTAGCCAGCGTAATGTTGGCAGTTCCGTGGTGAGTTTTTCTGGGGTTAAATAGAGTTTTAGCGTTGCTTCTAACGCAGCAAGCACCATTTTATCCACACGAAGGGCGCGTTTTAAGGGGTGTTTTTGAATAGCATCAATCCATTTTTTCTTACCGAGAATGATCCCTGCTTGAGGCCCTCCCAGTAATTTGTCTCCTGAAATCGAGACTAAATCAATGCCTTGAGATAAATACGTGTGTGGCATCGGCTCCGCAGGTAATCCATACGCGGTCATATCAATCATCGACCCACTGCCTAAATCAATCGCCGTTGGTAATTGGTATTTTTGCCCTAAAACGGCTAGCTCTTCCCCTTCAACTTCCGCGGTAAAGCCTTCAATGCTGTAGTTACTGGTATGCACCTTCATTAACAACCCAGTTTGGTCATTAATGGCATTTTCATAATCCCGTAAATGGGTTCGGTTCGTGGTACCCACTTCAACTAATTTACAGCCTGCCTGAGCCATCACATCGGGAACGCGGAATGCGCCCCCAATTTCCACCAGCTCACCGCGAGAGACAATCACCTCACGCTGCGGGGCAACGGTAGCTAATAACAGTAAAACCGCCGCCGCATTGTTATTCACAATACAGGCATCTTCTGCCCCTGTTAGTTGGCACAGTAAATCAGCAATGGCGCGATCA
The Providencia alcalifaciens DNA segment above includes these coding regions:
- the selB gene encoding selenocysteine-specific translation elongation factor; amino-acid sequence: MIFATAGHVDHGKTSLIQALTGVNTAHLPEEKKRGMTIDLGYAYWPQSDGSSIGFIDVPGHEKFLANMLAGIGGVNHALLVVACDDGIMAQTLEHLSILRLAGCQDVSVILTKADRVDEQRVADVTQQVHAELHRQGWVNAPLFITSASTGLGIDALRQYLQQLHQQQNSSTDLQQRFRLAIDRIFHVKGAGIVVTGTALAGKVNVGESLWVTGADTPVRIRGIHRQNQVAEFAQAGDRVALNLTGNIDKESITRGDWLLAEQPAFMASRVIVELTCDAPLKHWQPVHLYHGASHITGRVSLLTESGETPMLAELILDTPLWLVDNDRLIIRDISARQTLAGARVIRLVSPRRGKRQPEFLDWLSRLCATDDELAQLNLQLPSGELDLNSYGWSRQLTQSALDTLLAQVDIVCVGDVVLSAFKAQVAKDRLIQSLENFNEVHSDQIGVGKARLKRMALPTMDETLVFKLINDLIAEGAVKQTRGWLHMPQHGLVFDAKQQGIWQQVEGLFTHSEARWVRDIAVETGHDEDTIRRILKKAAQMGLIVAIVRDRYYSSEQIRQFAQIISCHCAEHEVIFAADFRNELGIGRKLAIQILEFFDKSGFTRRKEDGHYLRDKGIFVE
- the selA gene encoding L-seryl-tRNA(Sec) selenium transferase; this encodes MDESNVALYRQLPAIDKLLQFDEAQVLVEKSGLHWVTECLREMQEQARASIAQDGCLPDWHGDWLAELSVRHDELQHSALKNVFNLTGTVLHTNLGRAVMSSTAIHAVSQVMSSPVTLEYSLDGATRGHRDRAIADLLCQLTGAEDACIVNNNAAAVLLLLATVAPQREVIVSRGELVEIGGAFRVPDVMAQAGCKLVEVGTTNRTHLRDYENAINDQTGLLMKVHTSNYSIEGFTAEVEGEELAVLGQKYQLPTAIDLGSGSMIDMTAYGLPAEPMPHTYLSQGIDLVSISGDKLLGGPQAGIILGKKKWIDAIQKHPLKRALRVDKMVLAALEATLKLYLTPEKLTTELPTLRWLTRSQEEIRQSAENILVKLQAYYGDRFFVEAEPCLSQIGSGSLPVDRLPSYAITFAPLDGKGGNLERLASRWRQLPQPVIGRLKEGKLWLDLRCLENEHELVQALLS
- a CDS encoding LTA synthase family protein; amino-acid sequence: MNKKLIASIYLALIFIGSLFLVFEKSGVIYPGLISICVYAVIFGVLFTATARWVFSAIITSTLFIIIKIFNQLKVHYYKEQLFFTDINLMTDTSNLGTLGHYWLAGVAVLALFILLIINGVISWRLSTPCKRKVSRVVSVLMVIVGYLGADWASAHYFDKWSQTLPKGRGTVTNLVMSAQNAKYKSPHFVGDASYFEQKAANVSLVKNEQTEKPDILLLLQESTVDPKVYDLPAGTKLPELFMFQQDADLTAHSPMRVQTFGGGTWLSEFSALTGLNSDDFGAQKSGVFYFVVDHLNNSLFNEMKANGYYTVVLTPFNKGAYHSGHAYETLGVDRIIQPQELGYPGKLQDNLWTISTEDMLKYVKEILATETDKPVFIFALTMYEHGPYKEGHTDDYGIKDKLDNKDSAGEFSHYMEKIVHSDAAIRDFVSFMEKRQRPLMFLYFGDHQPGISLDKYKSTLSSPAYATQFTLRDNLKAGTAIKAGELTDISFLGGMLLERANLKVSPFYEANIKMRHLCDGKLNDCEDKQLLDGYRHYVYHVLGVANKDETK